From the genome of Pseudomonas sp. AB6, one region includes:
- a CDS encoding acetyl-CoA C-acyltransferase — protein MSIQDPIVIVSAVRTPMGGFQGVLASLTAPQLGAAAIRAAVERAGVEAQDIDEVLFGCVLSAGLGQAPARQAALGAGLSRSTVCTTLNKMCGSGMQAAILAHDSLLAGSAQVAVAGGMESMSNAPYLLDRARSGYRMGHGRVLDHMFLDGLEDAYDKGRLMGTYAEDCAELNGISRQMQDAFAVDSLMRAQQAISNGRFSAEIVPVQVTVGKEQRLISEDEQPPKARIDKIPTLKPAFREGGTVTAANSSSISDGAAALVLMRRSEAQRRGLKPLAVIHGHAAFADEPGLFPTAPIGAIKKLMSKVEWSLTDVDLFEINEAFAVVALVAMSTLEISHDKLNIHGGACALGHPIGASGARILVTLISALRQKGLKRGVAAVCIGGGEATAVALECLY, from the coding sequence ATGTCTATCCAAGACCCAATTGTCATCGTAAGTGCTGTCCGCACCCCCATGGGTGGGTTTCAGGGGGTGCTTGCCAGTCTGACCGCGCCACAACTGGGCGCTGCGGCAATTCGTGCTGCCGTCGAGCGTGCAGGCGTTGAAGCCCAGGACATCGACGAAGTGTTATTCGGTTGCGTGCTGTCGGCGGGGTTGGGTCAGGCGCCCGCTCGGCAAGCGGCGCTGGGCGCGGGTCTGAGTCGTTCTACGGTGTGCACCACGCTTAACAAAATGTGTGGGTCGGGCATGCAGGCAGCCATTCTGGCTCACGACTCATTACTGGCCGGTAGCGCCCAGGTCGCGGTGGCTGGAGGGATGGAAAGCATGTCCAATGCCCCGTATTTACTGGACCGGGCCCGCAGCGGCTACCGAATGGGGCATGGCCGGGTGCTCGACCATATGTTTCTTGACGGATTGGAAGATGCTTACGACAAGGGCCGATTGATGGGTACCTATGCCGAAGACTGCGCTGAACTCAATGGTATTAGCCGCCAGATGCAAGATGCCTTTGCCGTGGACTCGCTGATGCGGGCCCAACAGGCCATCAGCAACGGCCGTTTCTCGGCCGAAATCGTTCCGGTGCAGGTTACCGTCGGCAAGGAACAGCGGCTGATCAGCGAAGACGAGCAGCCGCCCAAGGCTCGTATAGACAAAATTCCTACTCTGAAACCGGCGTTTCGCGAAGGTGGAACGGTAACTGCCGCCAACTCCAGTTCGATTTCCGATGGCGCTGCGGCACTGGTACTGATGCGCCGCTCCGAAGCCCAGCGGCGTGGCTTGAAGCCGCTCGCAGTGATTCACGGTCACGCGGCCTTCGCCGATGAGCCAGGGTTGTTTCCGACAGCGCCCATAGGTGCGATTAAAAAGTTGATGAGTAAGGTCGAGTGGTCGCTAACAGACGTAGACCTGTTTGAAATCAACGAAGCGTTCGCCGTGGTGGCGTTGGTGGCCATGAGCACGCTGGAAATTTCTCACGACAAGTTGAATATCCACGGTGGCGCGTGTGCGTTGGGGCATCCGATTGGTGCGTCGGGGGCGAGGATTTTGGTCACGCTGATCTCAGCACTGCGCCAAAAGGGGCTTAAGCGCGGCGTAGCAGCGGTGTGCATTGGCGGCGGCGAGGCGACAGCGGTTGCACTTGAGTGCCTGTATTGA
- a CDS encoding 3-hydroxyacyl-CoA dehydrogenase, which translates to MQIEGKVFLVSGGASGLGAATAQMLVAAGAKVMLVDINETAVAAEAQKLGAQARYAVADVSQESAALAAVEAAVTAFGGLHGLVNCAGVVGAEKILGKSGPHGLDSFSRVININLIGSFNLLRLAAVAIAETEADAGGERGVIINTASVAAYDGQIGQAAYAASKGAIVSMTLPAARELARFGIRVMTIAPGIFETPMMAGMTEQVRESLAAGVPFPPRLGKPQEYAALVRHIIENSMLNGEVIRLDGALRMAAK; encoded by the coding sequence ATGCAGATCGAAGGCAAGGTTTTTTTAGTCAGTGGCGGTGCGTCGGGGCTAGGTGCGGCTACCGCGCAGATGCTGGTGGCCGCTGGCGCCAAGGTCATGCTGGTGGATATCAACGAAACCGCCGTCGCCGCTGAGGCGCAAAAATTAGGCGCTCAGGCACGCTATGCCGTGGCCGATGTCAGCCAGGAGTCGGCGGCACTAGCTGCTGTGGAGGCGGCGGTGACCGCGTTTGGTGGGCTTCATGGCTTGGTTAATTGCGCTGGCGTGGTCGGCGCCGAGAAGATTCTCGGCAAAAGCGGCCCCCATGGACTGGACAGCTTCAGCCGAGTGATCAACATCAATCTGATCGGCAGCTTCAATCTGCTTCGATTAGCCGCCGTCGCCATCGCCGAGACTGAAGCCGACGCAGGTGGTGAGCGCGGCGTCATTATTAATACCGCTTCCGTGGCGGCCTATGATGGTCAGATCGGTCAGGCTGCCTACGCGGCGTCTAAAGGCGCTATCGTCAGCATGACTTTGCCCGCTGCGCGTGAGCTGGCGCGGTTTGGTATACGTGTGATGACCATCGCCCCCGGTATTTTTGAAACACCGATGATGGCCGGTATGACTGAACAAGTGCGGGAATCACTGGCCGCCGGCGTGCCATTCCCGCCGCGCTTGGGCAAGCCGCAAGAGTACGCGGCGTTGGTCAGGCATATCATTGAAAACAGCATGCTTAACGGCGAGGTTATCCGTCTCGATGGTGCCTTGCGTATGGCCGCCAAGTAA